A region of Methanomicrobium sp. W14 DNA encodes the following proteins:
- a CDS encoding class I adenylate-forming enzyme family protein: MSNFTAFLDVNKRLGRKNAVIFPSGDFKCTYEEMLETVCRRSSLFLKSGISRGDRVCIYLPSVPEYLFSYLALWRIGAVAVPLNIVLCELEIKYMLENSGASAIISGAEGRKNAEEACSMMSSKPLLFITGDEKWDDALSDMPSYIPPVNCLADDLCQLQYTSGTTGKQKGAMLTHGNWMAAMESECGLLNYCQDDVYLGIYPMAHVGVSWGISALKAGATWVIMEKFDLDRYIRYSEQFKVTVIAGMPPVIHSLLNTDKGSEKSFSTVREMISGGGPLHPSVWKEFYTRFHTPVVNAYGLSETIVVGTGTAIRPEDYKYADEFKSVGYPVGYTEMKIVDTNDSSKELENTKMGEIALRGPAVAKGYWRMEAETKKVFLPDGWFLTGDIGFIDEDGMLAITDRKKDMIVMSGWKIYPTEVEKVYIEHPDIDDIAIFGCPDIHRGEVPVAAVVTVSGKKLSEEDLINFGMERLARYKVPRSYIFLDRLPRVNGWKLLRRELRDSFCSEEEKEFKKALSGITSL, from the coding sequence TTGTCAAATTTTACTGCCTTTCTTGACGTGAATAAAAGACTGGGCAGGAAGAATGCTGTAATTTTTCCGTCCGGGGACTTTAAATGCACATATGAGGAAATGCTTGAGACTGTATGCAGGCGCTCGTCTCTGTTTCTGAAATCAGGCATATCACGCGGGGACAGAGTCTGCATATACCTGCCTTCGGTTCCTGAATATCTTTTTTCATATCTGGCGCTGTGGAGAATAGGAGCGGTTGCAGTACCTCTGAATATAGTTCTTTGCGAGTTGGAAATTAAGTATATGCTTGAAAATTCAGGTGCATCGGCAATTATTTCAGGCGCAGAGGGCAGAAAAAATGCAGAAGAAGCCTGCTCAATGATGTCTTCAAAACCTCTTTTGTTTATCACCGGGGATGAAAAATGGGATGATGCATTGTCGGACATGCCCTCATATATACCACCGGTAAACTGTCTTGCAGATGACCTGTGCCAGCTTCAGTACACATCAGGCACAACCGGAAAGCAGAAAGGCGCAATGCTTACCCACGGAAACTGGATGGCGGCAATGGAGTCGGAATGCGGCCTTTTGAATTACTGCCAGGACGATGTTTACCTGGGAATATATCCTATGGCGCACGTAGGTGTATCATGGGGAATTTCAGCGCTAAAAGCGGGTGCCACATGGGTCATAATGGAGAAATTTGACCTCGACCGTTATATTCGTTATTCAGAACAGTTCAAAGTTACGGTAATCGCCGGGATGCCCCCTGTGATTCACTCACTTCTGAATACGGACAAAGGTAGTGAGAAGAGTTTTTCAACTGTACGGGAGATGATAAGCGGCGGCGGCCCGCTTCATCCCAGTGTCTGGAAAGAATTTTATACGCGTTTTCATACCCCGGTTGTGAATGCATACGGGCTTTCGGAGACTATTGTCGTCGGGACCGGTACGGCAATCCGGCCTGAAGACTACAAATATGCGGATGAATTCAAAAGCGTCGGCTATCCTGTAGGTTATACTGAAATGAAGATTGTGGATACAAACGATTCTTCAAAAGAGCTTGAAAACACAAAAATGGGTGAGATAGCGCTCAGGGGACCCGCCGTTGCAAAGGGCTACTGGAGAATGGAAGCCGAAACTAAGAAAGTGTTTCTGCCTGACGGGTGGTTTCTGACAGGCGATATCGGTTTTATAGATGAAGACGGTATGCTTGCGATTACCGACAGAAAGAAGGATATGATTGTAATGTCAGGCTGGAAAATTTATCCTACAGAAGTGGAGAAAGTGTATATAGAGCACCCTGACATAGACGATATCGCGATATTCGGGTGCCCTGATATACACCGCGGTGAAGTACCTGTTGCTGCAGTAGTTACGGTATCCGGAAAGAAACTGAGTGAAGAGGACCTTATTAATTTCGGTATGGAAAGACTTGCAAGGTACAAAGTCCCGCGTTCATATATATTTCTTGACAGGTTGCCGCGGGTAAACGGCTGGAAGCTGTTAAGGCGTGAATTAAGGGACAGTTTCTGCAGTGAAGAAGAAAAAGAGTTCAAAAAAGCTTTGTCAGGCATAACTTCCTTATAG